The following coding sequences are from one Halorubrum sp. BOL3-1 window:
- a CDS encoding heme-binding protein yields MVEAPQTAEGWFSLHDFRSIDWDAWREAPASERQRAIEEGEAFLKHRELVADADAGESALFSVLGHKADLLFLHFRPSLDDLSAIERRFEDTALAKFTERETSYVSVTEVSGYVSDDYFEEGADAVDEGLRRYIEGKLKPEIPDDEYVSFYPMSKRRGAEHNWYDLDFEERAELMAGHGEVGKEYAGKIKQVIASSVGFDDHEWGVTLFGADPTDIKDIVYEMRFDPASSRYGEFGDFYVGRRFPPTDLDAFLAGEAVPTGRDPAEDSAGHSHGESGHHASDDGGRAHGAGGAERSGAGGGSAHGDHPHGDEETGGEGDHPHGEGGADRGGDSADRGVDGADHGEDGADRGVDGADHGEDGAGHGGDASGESDDADIRGELADLDIYAGKPHGEDVYATVLYSEADVDELFDEVDGLRGNFDHYGTHVKTAVYEGRHTDRAAVVSIWDTASAAETAGGFLSELPDIVARAGEESGFGTMGMFYTVKPDYQTEFVDTFDEVGDLLAEMDGHVETDLMVNVEDENDMFIASQWNAKEDAMAFFRSEEFSETVQWGRDVLADRPRHVFLA; encoded by the coding sequence ATGGTTGAGGCTCCACAGACCGCCGAAGGGTGGTTCTCGCTACACGACTTCCGCTCGATCGACTGGGACGCCTGGCGCGAGGCGCCGGCGTCCGAACGACAGCGGGCGATCGAGGAGGGCGAGGCCTTCCTGAAACACCGCGAACTGGTGGCCGACGCCGACGCGGGGGAGTCCGCGCTGTTCTCGGTACTGGGTCACAAGGCCGACCTCCTCTTTTTGCACTTCCGGCCGTCGCTCGACGATCTGTCCGCCATCGAGCGCCGCTTCGAGGACACCGCGCTCGCGAAGTTCACCGAGCGCGAGACCTCGTACGTCTCCGTCACCGAGGTGTCGGGGTACGTCTCGGACGACTACTTCGAGGAGGGCGCCGACGCCGTCGACGAGGGGCTCCGCCGGTACATCGAGGGGAAACTGAAACCCGAGATTCCGGACGACGAGTACGTCAGCTTCTACCCGATGAGCAAGCGTCGCGGCGCAGAGCACAACTGGTACGACCTCGACTTCGAGGAGCGCGCCGAGCTGATGGCGGGCCACGGCGAGGTCGGCAAGGAGTACGCGGGCAAGATCAAACAGGTGATCGCCTCCTCCGTCGGCTTCGACGACCACGAGTGGGGTGTCACGCTGTTCGGCGCGGACCCGACCGACATCAAGGACATCGTCTACGAGATGCGGTTCGACCCGGCTTCCTCGCGGTACGGCGAGTTCGGTGACTTCTACGTCGGCCGCCGGTTCCCGCCGACGGATCTCGACGCGTTCCTCGCGGGCGAGGCGGTCCCGACCGGGCGCGACCCCGCCGAGGACAGCGCCGGTCACTCTCACGGCGAGAGCGGTCATCACGCGTCCGACGACGGCGGCCGTGCCCACGGCGCGGGCGGCGCCGAGCGTTCCGGCGCGGGCGGCGGCTCGGCCCACGGCGACCACCCGCACGGCGACGAGGAGACCGGCGGCGAGGGCGACCACCCCCACGGCGAGGGCGGCGCGGACCGCGGTGGGGACAGCGCGGATCGCGGTGTGGACGGCGCGGATCACGGCGAGGACGGCGCAGATCGCGGTGTGGACGGCGCGGATCACGGCGAGGACGGCGCGGGACACGGCGGCGACGCGAGCGGCGAGAGCGACGACGCCGACATCCGCGGCGAGCTGGCGGACCTCGACATCTACGCCGGCAAACCCCACGGCGAGGACGTGTACGCCACCGTCCTCTACAGCGAGGCCGACGTCGACGAGCTGTTCGACGAGGTCGATGGGCTGCGCGGCAACTTCGACCACTACGGCACCCACGTCAAGACCGCGGTGTACGAGGGGCGTCACACCGATCGCGCCGCCGTCGTCTCGATCTGGGACACGGCGTCGGCGGCGGAGACCGCCGGCGGCTTCCTCTCGGAGCTGCCCGACATCGTCGCGCGCGCCGGCGAGGAGTCCGGCTTCGGCACGATGGGCATGTTCTACACCGTCAAGCCGGACTACCAGACGGAGTTCGTCGACACCTTCGACGAGGTGGGCGACCTGCTCGCGGAGATGGACGGCCACGTCGAGACCGACCTGATGGTGAACGTCGAGGACGAGAACGACATGTTCATCGCCAGCCAGTGGAACGCGAAGGAGGACGCGATGGCCTTCTTCCGCTCCGAGGAGTTCTCCGAGACCGTCCAGTGGGGCCGCGACGTGCTGGCCGACCGACCGCGGCACGTGTTCTTGGCCTGA
- a CDS encoding PadR family transcriptional regulator, which yields MRKSGPPKGLISYLVLELLDERPRYGYELLGEITEISGGHWEPSYGSVYPILYKFEEEGTAERVERADEPDRKYFALTDAGREELAEKRRDIAGEAREFSDVVLGFYHLYAALATDDRFEVADADAEWGYSERYSAWIVEQIIRHHERDFGEFERIDASPEEFYGETDETEADPPDAETANETDESEEPSSGAADD from the coding sequence ATGCGGAAAAGCGGCCCGCCGAAAGGACTAATCTCGTATCTCGTCTTGGAGCTGCTCGACGAGCGCCCCCGGTACGGCTACGAGCTGCTCGGAGAGATCACCGAGATAAGCGGCGGTCACTGGGAGCCCTCCTACGGCTCCGTCTACCCGATCCTCTACAAGTTCGAGGAGGAGGGCACCGCGGAGCGCGTCGAGCGCGCGGACGAGCCGGACCGCAAGTACTTCGCACTCACCGACGCGGGCCGCGAGGAGTTAGCCGAGAAGCGCCGGGATATCGCCGGCGAGGCGAGGGAGTTCAGTGACGTCGTCTTGGGCTTTTACCACCTGTACGCCGCGCTCGCCACCGACGACCGGTTCGAGGTGGCCGACGCAGACGCCGAGTGGGGGTACTCGGAGCGGTACAGCGCGTGGATCGTCGAACAGATCATCCGCCACCACGAGCGCGACTTCGGTGAGTTTGAGCGGATCGACGCCTCACCCGAGGAGTTCTACGGCGAGACCGACGAGACCGAGGCCGATCCGCCCGACGCGGAGACCGCGAACGAGACGGACGAGTCCGAGGAGCCATCGTCGGGCGCGGCCGACGACTGA
- a CDS encoding universal stress protein, whose protein sequence is MFDTIVVATDGSESVRRAVSVAIDVAARFDAEVHAVYVVDAGEVESSPDTVRDDLREALDDQGREALDRVSDAARDRDGDLDVTIEVREGRPASEIDAYGRDIDADLVAMGTRGRHGENRFLIGSVAERVVRTCPIPVLTVRQLTEEDSRRTTV, encoded by the coding sequence ATGTTCGACACCATCGTGGTCGCGACCGACGGCTCCGAGAGCGTCCGACGGGCCGTCTCGGTCGCGATCGACGTCGCGGCGCGGTTCGATGCCGAAGTCCACGCGGTGTACGTCGTCGACGCCGGCGAGGTCGAGTCGTCGCCGGACACGGTCCGCGACGACCTCCGAGAGGCGCTCGACGACCAGGGACGCGAGGCGCTCGACCGCGTCTCGGACGCGGCCCGCGACCGCGACGGCGACCTCGACGTGACGATCGAGGTCCGCGAGGGGCGACCCGCCTCGGAGATCGACGCCTACGGCCGCGACATCGACGCCGACCTCGTCGCGATGGGGACCCGGGGTCGCCACGGCGAGAATCGCTTCCTCATCGGCTCCGTCGCTGAGCGCGTCGTCCGAACCTGCCCGATCCCGGTGTTGACGGTGCGACAGCTGACCGAGGAGGACTCGCGGCGGACGACGGTCTGA